A single Bos mutus isolate GX-2022 chromosome 16, NWIPB_WYAK_1.1, whole genome shotgun sequence DNA region contains:
- the CD55 gene encoding complement decay-accelerating factor isoform X6, translating into MSPVRPRARAVLSLLGGLGPQLLLLLLRPPAASGDCSLPPDVPNAQAALGGLTSFPEKRTVTYKCNRGFVKVPGKADSVICENNKWSELAEFCNRSCDVPTRLLFASLKKSYSQQNYFPEGTTVEYECRQGYIRDPSLSGSITCLQNFVWSKPDRFCKKKSCPKPREIENGHVNITTDILLGATIYFSCNAGYKLVGATFSFCAPVGNTVGWTNEFPECQEILCPEPPKVDHGMIQEKQNSYAYGQSVTYKCMEGFTLHGESSIYCTVKDDQGEWSGPLPQCRETDVTPTVPKSTEVNVPAAKSTAVTRTTPRFHATGTPQGRGSAPSVASTVALGKCDSLRVRRICHRIRIYNSWKRILFFYCLCCCCSVTKS; encoded by the exons GTGACTGCAGCCTTCCCCCAGATGTGCCTAATGCCCAAGCAGCTTTGGGAGGTCTTACAAGTTTTCCTGAAAAAAGAACAGTAACCTACAAATGTAACAGAGGCTTTGTAAAAGTTCCTGGCAAGGCAGACTCAGTGATCTGTGAGAATAATAAATGGTCAGAGCTTGCAGAATTTTGTAATC GTAGCTGTGATGTTCCAACCAGGCTACTTTTTGCATCTCTCAAAAAGTCTTATAGCCAACAGAATTATTTCCCAGAAGGTACCACTGTGGAATATGAGTGCCGTCAGGGCTACATAAGGGACCCTTCTCTTTCAGGAAGCATAACTTGTCTTCAGAATTTTGTGTGGTCCAAACCTGATAGATTTTGTAAAA aaaaaTCATGTCCTAAGcctagagaaatagaaaatggtCATGTCAATATAACAACTGACATACTACTTGGTGCAACCATCTATTTTTCATGTAACGCAGG ATACAAATTAGTTGGTGCAACTTTTAGTTTCTGTGCTCCTGTGGGAAATACTGTTGGGTGGACTAATGAATTTCCAGAATGCCAAG aaattttatgtcCAGAACCACCAAAAGTTGACCATGGAATGattcaagagaaacaaaacagtTATGCATATGGACAATCTGTAACATATAAATGTATGGAAGGCTTCACCCTACATGGAGAGAGCTCTATCTATTGTACTGTAAAAGATGACCAAGGAGAGTGGAGTGGCCCCCTACCTCAGTGTAGAG AAACTGATGTCACACCAACAGTTCCAAAATCCACTGAAGTAAATGTTCCAG CAGCAAAAAGTACAGCTGTTACCAGGACAACCCCACGTTTTCATGCAACAGGCACACCTCAAGGAAGAGGAAGCGCTCCTTCAG ttgCTAGCACCGTTGCATTGGGTAAGTGTGACTCTCTGAGAGTTCGCAGAATTTGTCATCGCATTCGGATATATAATTCCTGGAAAAGAATATTGTTTTTTTActgtctttgttgttgctgttcagtcactaagtcgtga